Proteins encoded in a region of the Flammeovirga yaeyamensis genome:
- a CDS encoding alginate export family protein, whose product MPIFSWGQDSLSWPLDSYQDRRYKENWKLEDWSVRDAQSRDWSDKIKAVPLSKNKKIWTSFGGQARVRYMPTVNEEFQSPNSGLFTFRLRTHADIHFGKNFRVFAEGIYSNTTKDNTDRLGAGTPVTNGAFLNLFGEYKFDLYNNTYMGIWAGRRELQAGHERLLSPGNWLITRRSFDGAGFYVGNDNNKLVAFVSKPVIPVPDGYTTRDENTTFWGVRYESFDVAYTTTAGFGVPSWSSFDRTYFEPYFYGLHRENAVYEDGVANEQRYTAGFLLAGPIKRIFNYEVEAMYQFGKFGDKNINAYSITTEFGVSFPEVATQPHIWVGFDYSSGDQNKGDGTLGTFNPLFPQVAQFFGEHGAMDRKNLTSLSANVDFTLFKVVKSRLTYWNFQRSSLEDAVYNTSNGILRSGESNSRDLGDSMQLSSVITLNRHWEICATYNFWVPGQYFWDTQTGKAHTQHFFMLTTQFTF is encoded by the coding sequence ATGCCAATTTTTTCTTGGGGTCAAGATTCTCTGTCATGGCCTTTAGATAGCTATCAAGACCGACGTTACAAAGAAAATTGGAAACTAGAAGATTGGTCAGTTCGTGATGCACAATCGAGAGATTGGTCCGATAAGATAAAAGCTGTTCCATTATCAAAAAATAAAAAGATTTGGACATCGTTTGGTGGACAAGCTAGGGTACGATACATGCCTACTGTAAACGAGGAGTTTCAATCACCTAACTCGGGTTTATTTACTTTTCGTTTGAGAACACATGCGGATATTCATTTCGGTAAAAACTTTAGAGTATTTGCAGAGGGTATATATTCGAATACCACTAAAGATAATACGGACAGACTTGGTGCTGGAACACCTGTAACAAATGGCGCCTTTCTCAACCTTTTCGGTGAATATAAATTCGATTTGTATAACAATACCTATATGGGAATTTGGGCAGGTCGAAGGGAATTACAGGCAGGGCACGAACGTTTATTATCCCCCGGCAATTGGCTTATTACTCGTCGATCTTTTGATGGAGCCGGTTTTTATGTAGGGAATGATAACAACAAGTTAGTGGCCTTTGTGAGTAAACCAGTTATTCCTGTTCCCGACGGCTATACCACTAGAGATGAAAACACCACTTTCTGGGGTGTACGCTACGAATCGTTTGATGTTGCCTATACCACCACTGCCGGGTTTGGCGTACCAAGTTGGTCGTCTTTTGATAGAACCTACTTTGAACCCTACTTCTATGGTCTACATAGAGAAAATGCAGTCTATGAAGATGGGGTAGCCAACGAACAACGTTATACCGCAGGTTTCTTATTGGCAGGTCCAATTAAACGTATTTTTAATTATGAGGTGGAAGCCATGTATCAGTTTGGTAAGTTTGGTGATAAAAACATCAATGCTTACTCTATTACGACGGAGTTTGGTGTATCCTTTCCAGAGGTAGCTACACAACCACATATCTGGGTGGGATTTGATTATTCATCAGGTGATCAAAACAAAGGAGATGGCACATTAGGTACCTTCAATCCTCTCTTTCCTCAGGTAGCACAGTTTTTTGGAGAACATGGAGCCATGGATCGTAAGAACTTAACTTCATTATCTGCCAATGTCGATTTTACTTTATTCAAAGTGGTAAAATCGAGGTTGACGTATTGGAACTTTCAAAGATCGAGCTTAGAAGATGCGGTTTATAACACATCAAATGGTATATTAAGAAGTGGAGAGAGTAATTCAAGAGACTTAGGTGATTCCATGCAATTATCATCTGTAATTACTTTAAACCGTCATTGGGAAATTTGTGCCACCTATAACTTCTGGGTTCCAGGACAATATTTCTGGGATACACAAACAGGAAAAGCACACACCCAACATTTCTTTATGTTGACCACTCAGTTTACTTTCTGA
- a CDS encoding BamA/TamA family outer membrane protein: MKFVWVHIIILVLCINQSIAQTDSTSLRPYKNNILASPALSYSPKTDVVLGLYFLYQFKLKKDDYATRPSNVNFYVGSSYKGQNYLSTEHELLSNGEKYYFKGKIEYKKTPEQLYRIGPDTGEDDFINAEYHSLEIFERVVHQFRPNMFIGGKFRSISIFDINYTDQEGKSLDENSLPFPGAEGGSYLGIGPVFIWDKRNSIMTPTRNFYLDLTTLFYTSLDDSRSFITLKLDGRRYFDLKNNGQTILACQLLVQNNFGDIPFHELSLLGGKQIMRGYELGRYRDFHSIQTQAELRQKVWGRFGMTAFYSLGTVYDELSDFQHLKSTLGAGLRLNINRKDPANVRVDFGWSLEENNKGIYITLGEAF; encoded by the coding sequence ATGAAGTTCGTATGGGTACATATAATCATACTAGTTTTATGTATCAATCAGTCGATAGCACAAACTGATTCGACTTCATTACGTCCATATAAAAACAATATTTTAGCCTCACCGGCTTTATCCTATAGTCCTAAAACAGATGTCGTTTTAGGACTATATTTTTTATATCAGTTCAAACTCAAGAAGGATGATTATGCTACCCGTCCTTCTAATGTGAATTTTTATGTGGGGTCTTCTTATAAAGGGCAAAATTACCTTTCGACGGAACATGAGTTATTGAGCAATGGTGAGAAATACTATTTCAAAGGAAAAATTGAATACAAGAAAACTCCAGAACAACTCTATCGAATTGGTCCGGATACAGGAGAGGATGATTTTATTAATGCGGAGTATCATTCTCTTGAAATATTTGAAAGAGTAGTGCATCAGTTCAGACCCAATATGTTCATAGGAGGGAAGTTCCGTTCCATCAGTATTTTTGATATCAATTATACAGATCAAGAAGGAAAAAGCTTAGATGAAAATAGTTTACCATTTCCTGGGGCTGAGGGAGGAAGTTATCTTGGTATTGGTCCTGTTTTTATTTGGGATAAACGTAACAGCATTATGACCCCAACAAGAAACTTTTACCTAGATTTAACCACTCTTTTTTATACTAGTTTAGATGATTCAAGATCTTTTATCACTCTCAAATTGGATGGACGTCGCTATTTTGACCTAAAGAACAACGGACAAACGATATTGGCTTGTCAGTTACTAGTTCAGAATAATTTTGGTGATATACCCTTTCATGAATTATCCCTATTGGGAGGAAAACAAATAATGAGAGGTTATGAATTAGGGCGATATAGAGATTTTCATTCCATACAAACACAAGCTGAATTACGTCAAAAAGTTTGGGGGAGATTTGGTATGACAGCCTTTTATAGTTTAGGAACAGTATACGATGAACTTAGCGATTTTCAACATTTAAAATCTACTTTAGGGGCAGGGCTTCGATTAAATATCAATAGAAAAGATCCTGCAAATGTGAGGGTCGATTTTGGATGGAGTTTGGAAGAGAATAATAAAGGTATTTATATCACATTAGGAGAAGCGTTTTAA
- a CDS encoding BamA/TamA family outer membrane protein, translating into MNINYKKLLLFITLILSTQILYAQSKFNDYFIDSADHCVDVSGFLNAGFGFLPVPILITEPAVGLGGGLVGVFFHGQQKERVVVDSTAHFENNKNLPPVMTAVAGAYTENGTWLTMIAHQGSYLNDRLRYTGAVGYISPNLTFYGGNVLDAGEYEFNMKGFVTFHELLFRPVAKVPMFAGFNYVYFNNDVSFDTKTPELGKLEEENNLGGLNLVGMWDSRNSTFTPTKGIMSATEFGVFDKALGGDNDYWNFSHRTYFYQPIIKEKLFSGYRLNYAAKWGDSVPFYELPFINLRGIQALRYQDHNALTLETEWRWQFTKRWSAVGFAGAGFTAPKIDQFDFSKGQYAVGGGFRYFIAKEYGLHAGIDIARGPEVWAWYLTVGSNWFR; encoded by the coding sequence ATGAACATTAATTACAAAAAGTTACTTCTATTCATTACACTAATTTTATCTACTCAAATACTTTATGCTCAAAGTAAATTCAATGATTATTTTATTGATTCTGCAGATCATTGTGTAGATGTCAGCGGATTTTTAAATGCCGGTTTTGGTTTTCTACCTGTACCCATTTTAATTACAGAACCAGCCGTTGGTCTTGGAGGTGGACTTGTAGGGGTATTTTTCCATGGTCAGCAAAAAGAAAGAGTAGTAGTCGATTCTACCGCACATTTTGAAAATAATAAAAACCTACCGCCAGTGATGACCGCTGTAGCCGGTGCTTATACAGAAAATGGCACTTGGCTGACGATGATCGCCCATCAAGGATCGTATTTAAACGATCGTTTACGCTATACCGGTGCGGTTGGCTATATCAGTCCAAATCTTACTTTTTATGGTGGAAACGTACTCGATGCAGGAGAGTACGAATTCAACATGAAAGGCTTTGTTACTTTTCATGAATTATTATTTAGACCAGTAGCCAAAGTCCCTATGTTTGCAGGATTCAATTACGTCTATTTTAACAATGACGTTTCTTTTGATACCAAAACGCCTGAATTAGGTAAATTGGAAGAAGAGAACAATCTAGGTGGACTGAACTTAGTGGGTATGTGGGATTCTCGAAATAGCACTTTTACCCCTACCAAAGGAATTATGTCTGCCACAGAGTTTGGTGTTTTTGATAAAGCTTTGGGTGGTGATAACGATTATTGGAATTTTAGCCATAGAACTTATTTTTATCAACCGATTATCAAAGAGAAGTTATTTTCTGGATACCGTTTAAATTATGCCGCTAAATGGGGCGATAGTGTTCCCTTTTATGAACTTCCTTTCATCAATTTAAGAGGTATTCAAGCCTTAAGATATCAAGACCATAATGCTTTGACTTTAGAAACTGAATGGAGATGGCAATTCACAAAACGTTGGAGTGCTGTTGGTTTTGCTGGTGCCGGTTTTACTGCACCAAAAATTGATCAGTTTGATTTCTCAAAAGGGCAATATGCCGTTGGTGGTGGCTTTAGATATTTTATTGCTAAAGAATATGGTTTACACGCAGGTATCGACATTGCAAGAGGTCCTGAAGTTTGGGCTTGGTACCTAACGGTAGGGTCTAATTGGTTTAGATAA
- a CDS encoding GNAT family N-acetyltransferase — protein MKTSRLYLTLLSESDLDEAIALFKEPDVMKFIFPMVDKSDEERKVILKVKIEEICQDIGFFWTVRNNADELMGIVNLNPIPGKTDIQIGWIFSPRFAGQGYAYEASKLIFDFGIHERKVNPIYAIIEEGNDKSVRLAEKLGLKWSESYEEDGIKINKYKYQ, from the coding sequence ATGAAAACTTCCAGATTATACCTCACATTGTTATCAGAAAGTGATTTAGACGAGGCCATTGCTTTATTTAAAGAGCCAGATGTAATGAAATTTATCTTTCCAATGGTGGATAAATCAGATGAGGAAAGAAAAGTAATACTTAAAGTAAAAATTGAAGAAATATGTCAAGATATTGGTTTTTTCTGGACTGTAAGAAATAATGCAGATGAACTGATGGGTATAGTGAACCTAAATCCTATTCCTGGAAAAACAGATATACAAATTGGTTGGATATTCAGTCCAAGATTTGCAGGGCAGGGGTATGCCTACGAAGCATCAAAATTGATATTCGACTTCGGTATTCACGAACGAAAGGTGAATCCAATTTATGCCATTATCGAAGAAGGAAACGATAAGTCTGTACGATTGGCCGAAAAGTTAGGCTTAAAGTGGTCAGAGTCCTATGAGGAAGACGGTATTAAAATCAATAAATATAAGTATCAATAA